Genomic DNA from Anaerolineae bacterium:
CAAGATCCCCAAGACTGGTGGCAGGCCGCTGTATCCGCCACCCGTGCTTGCCTAGCGGTCACCGACGCGACCGCTGTGCGCGCGATCGGGCTCTCCGGCCAAATGCACGGCACGGTGTTGCTTGATGCCGATGGTACTCCCTTGATGCCCGCCGTGATCTGGGCCGATCAACGCGGTAGCGCGCAGGCAACCGCGATCACGGCGCACCTCGGCTCGGCGCGCCTGGCCGAGATCGCCGGCAGCCGTGTCGCCGCCGGGTTTATGGCCGCTACCCTCCTCTGGATTCAACAGGAGCGCCCCGATGTGTGGACACGGATTCGCTCAGTGCTCCTGCCCAAGGATTGGCTGCGTTGGCGCCTCACCGGCCACCTGGCTACGGAGGTCTCCGATGCATCCGGCACGACGCTGATGGACATCCGCTGCCGATCCTGGAGCGCCGAGATCCTGACCGCCTTGGGCATTGACCACGCCATCATGCCGCCGATCCTAGAATCCGGTGATATAGCCGGCGAACTCATCGGCGAGGCCGCCGCCGCGCTGGGGCTGCCCGCAGGGGTGCCCGTCGTCGCCGGCGGGGCCGATCAGGCCACCGGCGCGCTGGGCAGTGGCGTTGTGGAACCAGACACCCTGCTGATGTCACTGGGGACAGGCGGCCAATTGGTGCTTCCACTATCCGAGGTCGTGGTGGATCGCCAATTGCGGGCGCACACCTTCTGTCACGCGCTGCCCCAGCGCTGGTACCTGCTGGGCGCGATCCTCTCTGCGGGACTGGCCTTTCGCTGGCTACGTGATGCTGTGCTGGAATTCGATCCAGCCAATGGCTACGAGCGGATGACGGCGCTGGCCGAGGCGGTCCCCCCAGGCGCCGAAGGGTTGCTATGGGTCCCTCACTTAGTCGGCGAGCGAACGCCCTACATGGACCCTGACGCCCGCGGTGTGTTAGTGGGTTTGACCCTGCGTCATGGCCGTGCCCATCTGGTGCGAGCCATGATGGAGGGGATTGCGCTTAACTTGCGTAACGCGTTTGAGGTCTTTCACGAGCTGGGGGTTAGCCCGCAGCGCATTGTGATGGCGGGCGGCGGCGCGCGCAGCCCCCTCTGGCGCCAGATTGTGGCCGACGTCTTTCAACGAGAAGTGATCCCCCTTCAGGTCGAGGCCCAATCTGCGCTGGGCGCGGCAATCCTGGCGGGAGCTGCCGTGGGACTCCTCCCCGATGCGATCACTGCTAGCCGGCAGTGGGCGCGCTATGGCGCACCGGTGACGCCCAACCCGGCCAACGCGGCCGTGTATGCGACGCTCTTCGATCTCTTCCGCAGCATGCACCCCAGGCACCAGGCCGACTTCGTGCGCCTGAAGCGCCTTTCGCTTGAATCCAGCTAAGGTTTTTCACCGAAGCGGCTCGGCCGTTCTTCAGCGCTTTCAGAAGACACAAAGGGGGCAGGGCGACCTCCCATCCGGCCCTGCCCACTTCGTCCGCAAGCGTTTTCCCGGCCGGTCACTCCTCCAACGTGGAGATATCGCCTTCGGGCAGTCCCAGCGCGCGCGCCTTGAGCACGCGACGCATGATCTTGCCCGACCGCGTCTTGGGCAGCTTATCGGTGAATACGATCTGCTCCGGACGGGCAATCGGCCCCAGGTGTTGCCGCACGTGCTCGCGTAGCTCCTCGGCTAGGGCTTCTGAGGGGGTATAGCCGGATCGCAGGATGCAGTAGGCATGGATCGCCTGGCCTTTGATCTCATGGGGCAGGCCGATGGCCGCCGCCTCCGCCACAGCGGGATGGCTCACCAACGCGCTCTCGATCTCAGCCGTCCCCAGGCGGTAACCGGAGACCTTGATTACGTCGTCCACACGGCCGATGATCCAGAAATAGCCGTCTTTATCGCGCTTGGCCGAGTCGCCGGTCAGGTATTTGCCGGGATATTTGCTCCAATATTGGCTCACGTAGCGATCAGGGTCATTGTAGATGGTGCGGAGCATAGCTGGCCAGGGGCGCTTGAGCACCAGATATCCCTCCTCGCCATCAGGCACCGGATTGCCGTGCTCGTCCAGGATTTCCGCCTCTTGTCCGAAGAAGGGGCGGGTGCCGGAGCCTGGCTTGAGCGGCACCACAGGCGTAGGGGTGATCATGAACATGCCCGTCTCCGTCTGCCACCAAGTGTCCATAATCGGGCAGCGCTCCTTACCGATCACGCGATAGTACCACTTCCAGGCCTCCGGGTTGATCGGCTCGCCCACCGAGCCCAGCAGGCGCAGCGAGCTGAGGTCATGGCGATTGGGCCACGATTCGCCGAAGCGCATGAGGCCGCGGATGGCAGTGGGAGCTGTGTAGAGGATGGTGATGCCGTACTTCTCGATCAGGGCCCACCAGCGATCTGGATAGGGGTAGGTGGGCGCGCCCTCGTACATGAAGCTGGTCGCGCCGTTGAGCAATGGCCCATAGACGATATAAGAATGGCCAGTCACCCAGCCAGGATCAGCGGCGCACCACCAGCGGTCCTCTTCCTTGAGATCGAAGACGTATTTGAGAGAAGAATAAACGCCAACCATATAGCCGCCGTGGGTGTGAACGACCGCCTTGGGCTTGCCGGTAGTGCCTGAAGTGTAGAGGATATACAGCGGGTCCTCAGCGTCCATGACCTCAGTGGGGCATTTGCCGGTGGCAATGGGCAGCTTGATCAGGTCTTGATACCAGTAATCGCGGCCGGGCTCCATCCGCACGTCATGCCCAGTGCGCCGCACCGCGATCACCGTTTCCACAGACGGGCATCGCTTGAGCGCGTCGTCCACCGTCTTCTTCAATTCCACGATCTTGCCGTTCATCCACCCCCCGTCAGCGGTGATGACCATGCGCGATTGGGAGTCCTCAATCCGCCCCTGCAGGGCATCCACGCTGAACCCCCCGTAGACGACGGAATGGATCGCCCCGATCTTGGCACAGGCCAACATGGCGATCACGATCTCCGGGATGCGCGGCATATAGATGGTGACCCGATCGCCTTTTTGGATGCCAAAGGCCTTCAGAATGTTCGCGAATTGGTTCACCTCGCGGTGAAGGGCGTAGTATGAATACGTGCGCACGTCCCCTGGCTCGCCCACCCAGATCAAGGCCAACTTATTTTTGCGCCACGTCTTCTGATAGCGGTCCAGGCAGTTGTGGACGATGTTCACCTTGCCGCCGACAAACCATTTGTAGAAAGGCTTATTGCTGTCATCTAGGACGCGGTCCCATTTCCGGAACCATTCCAACTCTTCTGCCTCGCGCGCCCAGAACCCCTCTAAGTCCTCCGCTGCGTAACGGCTAAGGGCCTCCCAATCTTTGACGCGAGCCTGGGCGACGACCTCTTCTGAGGGGAAGTACACTTCCCCCTCCAAGAACTGCCGTTCGGCTGTCTTGGTGCCATCGCCGTGGATGGGGGTTTGACCGGTGCGGATCTCGGCCATCTCGCTTCCTCCTGAACAAGATAATATGGGCAGGAAAATGTTCCGAATGGAAGAGGACGCTTAAGAGAGCAATGATCTGTGGGGGATTCGACTTCGCGAATGTATGACTATGATTATTGTAATATGAAAATTAGGCGATGGCAAGCCTCTTGCTTGACAAATGTCTAAGTCAAGTTAAAATCAGAACAGATGACCATTGCCATATATCCTCATCAGCCGTCCACTCCCCCGGGCTGATGAAAGTCTCTTTAGCGATATCCTCGATGTGAAGGCTGAACCCAATCCTCGTCGGTTGACATCTTCAGATGATCCCTGATTCGACTCATTTGTTCGGGCTATTCCCATTGCCTTGCATTTTGGTCTACGTTGGATAGCTGTATATTACCAGCTTCGAGGCCGGCGGCTATGACCTGTATGCAGGGATCGCCTTGCCTTCGGGTCATGTATCCAACGAAGGAGAACGCGAGCGATTTCTTGAGATAGACAAGCGCAAAGGGAGATGCCATGAGACGCATGTATACGCAACTCTTGATCTTGATCATCATGCTAGCAATGCTGTGGACCTCCAGCCCGGCGATATTCACCAGTGTCTCTGCGGAGCACCCTTTCGGATTAGCTGCGCATGCCTCCAGTCCCCTGCGCTTCCAGAAGATCTACAAAAAGCCAGTCCGGTTTAACAAGGTGATAGGCCCTCTGGAGGATAAGGGCTTTTTGCTGGCAGGAACTTCCCTAATCACCCCCGATGATGAGCTTTTCGCAGCCCGCATTGACCGCCAGGGGACGTTTTCGTGGGCGAAGATGATCGGAAATCGGAGCGGAGGCGCTAGCTGGTTAGATCGGCTGAGCGGCGCTATCAAGACTGACGATGAAGGGCTTGTGACCATCGGGGTGAGCAGCACGAGAGTCGGTTCATCTCCACTCTTTTACCTGATAGCCGCACGCCTGGACAACCAGGGGAATGTAGCTTGGGTTAGGCTCTATAGCAACAGCGGAGTCTCCGGTGAGAACCGGGGAAGGATCGCTTGGGCGTCAAACGGGGACTTGGTCATTGCGCTGGTTGCATGGGATGGAATGTTGGGACAGGGTTGGCTTAGAGTGGCTCGTCTGGATGGCGACGGGAGGGTCCGCTGGAGTCGAAGTTACTCCGTCCCGTCCGAACTCAAACTACAGCCGATCTTTGACGAAGCCATCGTTGCCGTTCCAGAGGGCGGGTTCCTCGTGGTCGGGACAATGCGCAACGAAGAAGGCGGCGTCTACGACCGGGACATCTTCGCCGTCAGGCTCGACGACCGGGGCAACGTGCAGTGGAGCAAACGGTACTTCAATCAGCCGGACATCTCTAACGAGGCCAGGGCCGTTGTCCCGGCTCCGGACGGGGGCTTTCTGATCGTAGGGGTGACATCCACGTATTATTTCGCAAACCAACGTGCCTATCTGCTTCGCATTGACAGCCAAGGCCGAGTTCAGTGGGCTCGGACCTATGCCACGACCAGATGGGACGATCCGGATTCCTACGATCACACCGAGTTTAGGGACGTTCTGCGGCTGGACGAGGGCGGGTTCGCAATGGCCGGCTCCACCGGATTTCCAAGCGACCTATACGCTCTGCGGATCAACGACTCCAGGGAAGTCCTCTGGCATCGGAGTTACGGCGGGCGTCTGTTTGACCCCGGATACGCGGTAGCCCGAACGGCCGACGGGGGCTTTCTCTTCATGGGCACCACCAACAGCTTTGGCGATAATGAGGTCTACATGGTCAAAACGGATAGCGCTGGTATAAGCGGTGTTTGTCACGAACGGATCCCTCGACTGGTTATTAGGACCCCCGATTATCAGGTGGAGGACATCTCCTGGTCTGAAGAACCTTGGTCGCTCAACCTGGTGCCTGAGCAAGATACGGTCTACGAGGTTTTGGATGTGTCGTTGCAGGAAACGCCTCCGCCGTGCGTTTATCTGCCCTTTATCTCTCGGTAAGGGTTGAGGGGTAAGAGAGTGAGGAGGAAGCCATGCGAAAGTTTGCGATCGCCTTGACTTTGCTGGTGACCATGTGGGCTACGGGGCCGGCGTTGAACTCGACTCCGTTACCACTCCTTCCAGATGGCCAGATTGCGCAGGCGGCCGCCTCGATATCAGGCGCTATACGTTTCCAAAAGGCCTATGGGGGGAACTCTAATGAAGGCAAAGTGCCTTTCGGAATTGCGCGCCAACCCATCGCCGTCGCTGGCCCCTTGGCCGACGGGGGGTTCCTGCTGGTGGGGTCTACCGAGAGCTTTGGGGCCGGCAATGGCGACATGTATGCGATCCGCATCAATGCCCAAGGGGACGTCCAGTGGAGCCGAACCTATGGGGGGAGTGCTGCGGACTATGCCTTCGATGTCGCCGGCCCTTTGGCCGATGGTGGTTTCCTGCTGGTGGGGTCTACCAGGAGCTTTGGGGCTGGCAATGGCGACATATATGCAGTCCGGATCAACGACCAGGGAGGCGTCGTGTGGAGCAAGACCTACGGGAGGTTACCTCAGGATGATGCCTTTGCCGTCGCCGGACCTTTAAGCGACGGGGGTTTCCTGTTGGTGGGGAAGACCGGAATCGGTTTGGACTGGGACATGTATGCGGTGCGGATCGATGCCCAGGGGGGCCACCAGTGGAGCAAGGCTTACGGAGGTGATAAAGAGGAAGAGGCCCTGGCTGTGGCCGGCCCTCTGGCCGACGGTGGTTTCCTGTTGGCGGGGAAGACCTCGAGCTTCGGGAGCGGCGCAGACGCGTATGCGGTGCGCATTGACGGCCAAGGGAACGTCCAATGGAGCAAGAACTATGGAGGAGGCCAATATGACGATGCCAAAGCTATCGCTTGGGCCGATGATGGCTTTCTCCTGGTGGGGGATACCAGCAGCTTTGAGCTCGGTACGATAGCGTATGCTGTGCGGATGGATAGCCAGGGAAACGTCCAGTGGAGCCGAACCTATCAAGGAGCATATGGTGGCGATACTTATGCTATCGTTGGGCCTCTGGCTGATGGGGGGTTCCTGTTGGTAGGGGCCGCCTACTACGGCTCTAGGGCTGGCGCGAATCAAATGTATGCGGCGCGGATCAATGCCCAGGGGGGGGTTCAGTGGGGCCGCGCTTACGGGGGTAACCGTGACGACAAGGCCTTTGCCGTGGCCGGGCCTTCAGGCGACGGAAGCTTTCTGTTGTTGGGATACACCGAGAGTTTCGGGGCTGGCGGTGTGGATCTATATGCGGTGCGGATGGACGGGACGGCCGGAACCAGTGGCTGTCACGAGACGACGCTGACAGCTCAAGTCAGAACCCCGGCTACGCAGGTCGGGGCTCCCGCGACCCAGACGACGAGCCTCACACCAACTGTGACGACTCCGGCCACTCAGACAACGACTCCGGCGACACAGATGACCACCCTCTGCTCCGTTGCGTCCGGATTTTTCCTCTACTTGCCTCTGGTCTGTCGAAACTAGGTGCCATGTGGAATGGGGCAAGATCCGGTTGACGATACCGGTACAACGCTTTAAAATCCCCTTGCTAAGGGAAGACGTCTCCACTGGGAGCACGTGAGCAGCGATGCCTAAACCGTTGATCGCGGTGGCCTTGGGCGTAGCCGACACAGATGAAGCACGGCGGGCGCTGGAACGCGTGGCGCAGATAGCCGATCTAGCCGAGATCCGCCTTGACCTCATGCGCAGCTACGACCTACCTCGGCTATTGCGCGATCGCCCCTGCCCAGTGATCATCACCCACCGCCCACGGCGCGAGGGCGGGCGGTTTGACGGGGACGAGCGCCAGCGCGTGCGCCCGCTGCTCGACGCGATCAGCCTAGGGGCTGAACATGTGGACATCGAATGGGACTCCATCCATCTCTTAGCCGGGACGGATCGTGGGCGAACCCGGATCATCGTCTCTCGTCACGATTTCGAGAGGACGCCAGAAGACCTGCCGCACCAGTACCAGGCCCTGGCTGCTGGGGGCGATGTCGTGAAGCTGGTGGGTATGGCCCGTCGCGTGACCGATCTAAGGCCTGTCATACAGGTCTTGCGGACCGCCGATCGTCCTACCATTGCCATCGGAATGGGTGAGGCCGGCTTGGCGAGCCGCGTGTTGGCCTTGCGTTATCCTTCGTGTTATCTGACATATGCGGCGCTAGAAGATGGCGCCGTCACAGCCCCCGGCCAGGTAACCCTGCGCGATCTGCGTGAGATATATCACGCCCATGAGATCAACGCTAACACGGTGGCCTTCGGCCATCTGACGCCTGTGCTGCCGCCTCGGGAAATGCTATTGGCCGGCAACGCGGCGCTGCGCACGCTGAGAGCCAATGCGGTATGGGTGCCCCTGATCGCATCGAGCGTAGATCGGACTGTGCTAAGCACCCTCGATGCGTTGGAGTTGGCCGGGTGCAGCGTGGATGCAACGCTGGCTGAGCGCGTTGCCCTGCAATTGCCCTACTTGACACCGAAAGCCAACCGGATGGGTCGAGTGGACACGCTTGTGCGCACAGCAGACGGCCGGTGGATAGGCGATTATTGGGGGATGGACGTCCTAGCTCGCGCTGCTCGCTGGGCTGAGGGAGTGTTTGAAAAGCTCTGACCAGCCCTTTGCGTGGAGTGCCTCTTCCCTCGCTTCCATTGAGTAGGGATGAAGCGGTGTTCCGCCCTTACCGCCTGTTTGAGTAGCCGCCCGATCAGGAGGGACTTTTAGGTATGCAGCGGTTAGCCCGGTGTTTGGTTTTAGCCCTTGTGCTGCTTTGGGTATTGGGGTGCGATAATCCCCGCCGTGGGCCGACGCCTACGCCCACCAAAACCCCACGGCCGACCGTGCAGACGAGCATGCCGACGCCCATCCCGCCCACGTCAACGCCCACAGATACCCCTTTTCCCACCGCGACGCCCACACCAACGGCTACCCTTGGCCTCAGCTTGATCATTCCGGGCAATGATCCGGGGATCTCGCCGTTCACCGGCTTGCGCCCCGCCGATCCGTTGGTGCTAGAACGGCGGCCTCTGGCGATCAAGGTCGCCAACACGGCTAATGTGAGGCCGCAATCGGGGTTGAGCAAGGCCGATGTGGTGGTCGAAAGCCGGGTAGAGTTCAACGTGACGCGCTTCACCGCCATCTACCATAGCCAGGATGCTGAACGGGTAGGCTCGATCCGCAGCGCCCGCTTAATTGACGTGGAATTGCCGGTCATCTTCGACGCAGTGCTGTGCTTCTCCGGGGGCGTGGAGCCGGTCCGACAACGGCTGTACAATTCCGATATCGGTGATCACATCTTAGAACAGGCGCGTAACGGCGCCGCTTACTTCCGAGATCCGAACATCCCGGTGCCGCATAATCTGTTCGCCAACACCGCTACGCTCTGGCGGACGGTCACGCAGCGCGGCTGGAATCAGCGGCCTCGCCCGACGGCGGCCTGGGTCTTCTCTGAAGTGCCGCCCGAGGGTGGCGCGCCGGCCCGCCAGGTGGACATCCCGTATCCAGACGGCACCGTGCGATGGGTCTACGATGCAGCAACAGGGCGCTGGAAACGGTTTGTGCGCGGCGAGCCGCACGTCGAGGCATTGGATGGACAGCAACTCACCGCGGCGGATGTGGTGATCCTGGCGGCCAATCATGTGCCGACGTTGATCCTGGAGCACGGCACGAAGGACATCGGCATCAACCGATCCATCGAGATCCAGTTATGGGGACAGGGGCCGCTGAAGGTGTTACGGGATGGTCGAGTGTACGAAGGGATGTGGGTGCGTCCGGAGCGACACGCGCCGTTCCGGTTCGTAGATGCCGCCGGCAATGACATTCCGCTGAAGCCGGGCAACAGTTGGTGGCAGGTAATCCCATTGGACATGAGCGTGACCATCAGCCAGTAAGCTGGAAAGCGATCGTATCTGGGCTTGCTGACGGATACAGCCCCGGCTTTTATCCTGCGAGCGTCTTCGTGGAAAAGGCAACGTCTATGCATGTCTGGCAGGTGCCTGAAGAGAGCACGACGCGCGCCCTACAGATGGAATTGTGGGATGTGTTCATCACGCGAGATGTTCTGGAAAGCCAACAAGGCACCGTCATCACGTTCGTAGGGTCTTTACAACAGGACGCGGATGTGGCCTTTCGCGCCTTGAAGCAGCGGTTTTCTCGACATGGCTACACGCCAATGTTGCGTCGGCAGAATGGAGAGGATGTCATTGTGGCCGTGCCTGAGATGGCGCAACCTCTGGTTAACTCTCGGCCCTTAGTGCATCTGGTGTTGTTCCTGGCCACGCTATTGACCACGATGGCTATGGGCGCGGTTATCGCCGGGGCGAATCCACTGCGTAACCCGCGCGAGCTGGAGCGGGGCGCCGCGTTCGCATTCGGCCTACTGAGCATCCTCGGGGTACATGAGCTCGGCCACTACTTTGTCGCCCGTCGCCATGGAGTGGCGGTGACGCTGCCTTATTTCATTCCGGTCCCGTTTGGCCTGGGCACCTTTGGCGCGTTCATTCAGCTCCAATCGCCTGTGGAGAACCGACGGGCGCTCTTCGACGTGGGGATCGCCGGGCCGCTGGCGGGCACGCTGGCAGCCATACCGCTGTTTGTGATCGGGCTGATCCAGTCGCGTGTGGTCGTTGATCCAGGGTACAACAAGCTCAGCGCGTCTCTTCTGGTTGAATCGCTGGTGCAACTCGTCCGCCCCCATCCGGATGGTTACGTGGTGCTCTTGCACCCTCTGGCGCTGGCGGCCTGGTTTGGGCTGCTGGTGACGGGGATCAATCTGTTGCCAGCCGGCCAGTTGGACGGCGGCCATATCGCCTACGCTGTATTGGGCGCTCAGGCGCGCTGGATGACCCTGGGGGTCTTGCTCATGCTGATGGTGATGGGATGGCTCTACTGGCCTGGCTGGTACGTGTGGGCGCTTTTCGTGGCCCTTACCGGCCGAGATCACCCCGCGCCGCTAGACGACATCACGACCTTGGACGGGATACGCCGGCTGTGGGCCTTGTTGGGGTTAGGGACGTTGGCGATTACGTTTACGCCTGCGCCATTTTGATTTGCAAGTGCCTAAGGAGCTCTAGCCAACCCCCCACGTCAGGCTTTACGGATGTAAAGGAGGTCGAGAGGTATTTCGGGGTAGGCAAAGGCATTGCTTGGGCTTATCCAGCTGGGTTTTCGGATAAGCTCTAAGGTTTTTCTTATCTCCCTCTCATCTCAGCTTAATGTTTGTCCGCGAAGGTTCAGGTGTGCCGTGGGGCACAGGGCTACCGTCAAAGAGGCCTGTACGGGGCTGCAGGCACGGACACAGGGTGTCTCCTCCTTCTCTTCCTGGTGCGGTCGTTCCCCGGGGGGAACGCCGGGGAACCACCCCGGGGTAAGCGGTTATATGATGGNNNNNNNNNNGGGGGGCCCTGGGGCCCCTGCCCTTTGGGCGTTGGGGGGGGTGCCGCCGCTCCCTTGGGGTGTCTCCTCCTTCGGTCGGGGGGGGGGGGGTCCGGGGTGGGCCCCGGGGGGCAACGACCGCGTGATCAGCGGTTAGATG
This window encodes:
- the xylB gene encoding xylulokinase, translating into MKMDLILSLDLGTTSLKALLVDAEGAIHAQAEREYPIYTPQPGWAEQDPQDWWQAAVSATRACLAVTDATAVRAIGLSGQMHGTVLLDADGTPLMPAVIWADQRGSAQATAITAHLGSARLAEIAGSRVAAGFMAATLLWIQQERPDVWTRIRSVLLPKDWLRWRLTGHLATEVSDASGTTLMDIRCRSWSAEILTALGIDHAIMPPILESGDIAGELIGEAAAALGLPAGVPVVAGGADQATGALGSGVVEPDTLLMSLGTGGQLVLPLSEVVVDRQLRAHTFCHALPQRWYLLGAILSAGLAFRWLRDAVLEFDPANGYERMTALAEAVPPGAEGLLWVPHLVGERTPYMDPDARGVLVGLTLRHGRAHLVRAMMEGIALNLRNAFEVFHELGVSPQRIVMAGGGARSPLWRQIVADVFQREVIPLQVEAQSALGAAILAGAAVGLLPDAITASRQWARYGAPVTPNPANAAVYATLFDLFRSMHPRHQADFVRLKRLSLESS
- a CDS encoding type I 3-dehydroquinate dehydratase — encoded protein: MPKPLIAVALGVADTDEARRALERVAQIADLAEIRLDLMRSYDLPRLLRDRPCPVIITHRPRREGGRFDGDERQRVRPLLDAISLGAEHVDIEWDSIHLLAGTDRGRTRIIVSRHDFERTPEDLPHQYQALAAGGDVVKLVGMARRVTDLRPVIQVLRTADRPTIAIGMGEAGLASRVLALRYPSCYLTYAALEDGAVTAPGQVTLRDLREIYHAHEINANTVAFGHLTPVLPPREMLLAGNAALRTLRANAVWVPLIASSVDRTVLSTLDALELAGCSVDATLAERVALQLPYLTPKANRMGRVDTLVRTADGRWIGDYWGMDVLARAARWAEGVFEKL
- the acs gene encoding acetate--CoA ligase, producing the protein MAEIRTGQTPIHGDGTKTAERQFLEGEVYFPSEEVVAQARVKDWEALSRYAAEDLEGFWAREAEELEWFRKWDRVLDDSNKPFYKWFVGGKVNIVHNCLDRYQKTWRKNKLALIWVGEPGDVRTYSYYALHREVNQFANILKAFGIQKGDRVTIYMPRIPEIVIAMLACAKIGAIHSVVYGGFSVDALQGRIEDSQSRMVITADGGWMNGKIVELKKTVDDALKRCPSVETVIAVRRTGHDVRMEPGRDYWYQDLIKLPIATGKCPTEVMDAEDPLYILYTSGTTGKPKAVVHTHGGYMVGVYSSLKYVFDLKEEDRWWCAADPGWVTGHSYIVYGPLLNGATSFMYEGAPTYPYPDRWWALIEKYGITILYTAPTAIRGLMRFGESWPNRHDLSSLRLLGSVGEPINPEAWKWYYRVIGKERCPIMDTWWQTETGMFMITPTPVVPLKPGSGTRPFFGQEAEILDEHGNPVPDGEEGYLVLKRPWPAMLRTIYNDPDRYVSQYWSKYPGKYLTGDSAKRDKDGYFWIIGRVDDVIKVSGYRLGTAEIESALVSHPAVAEAAAIGLPHEIKGQAIHAYCILRSGYTPSEALAEELREHVRQHLGPIARPEQIVFTDKLPKTRSGKIMRRVLKARALGLPEGDISTLEE
- a CDS encoding site-2 protease family protein, which translates into the protein MEKATSMHVWQVPEESTTRALQMELWDVFITRDVLESQQGTVITFVGSLQQDADVAFRALKQRFSRHGYTPMLRRQNGEDVIVAVPEMAQPLVNSRPLVHLVLFLATLLTTMAMGAVIAGANPLRNPRELERGAAFAFGLLSILGVHELGHYFVARRHGVAVTLPYFIPVPFGLGTFGAFIQLQSPVENRRALFDVGIAGPLAGTLAAIPLFVIGLIQSRVVVDPGYNKLSASLLVESLVQLVRPHPDGYVVLLHPLALAAWFGLLVTGINLLPAGQLDGGHIAYAVLGAQARWMTLGVLLMLMVMGWLYWPGWYVWALFVALTGRDHPAPLDDITTLDGIRRLWALLGLGTLAITFTPAPF
- a CDS encoding DUF3048 domain-containing protein, coding for MQRLARCLVLALVLLWVLGCDNPRRGPTPTPTKTPRPTVQTSMPTPIPPTSTPTDTPFPTATPTPTATLGLSLIIPGNDPGISPFTGLRPADPLVLERRPLAIKVANTANVRPQSGLSKADVVVESRVEFNVTRFTAIYHSQDAERVGSIRSARLIDVELPVIFDAVLCFSGGVEPVRQRLYNSDIGDHILEQARNGAAYFRDPNIPVPHNLFANTATLWRTVTQRGWNQRPRPTAAWVFSEVPPEGGAPARQVDIPYPDGTVRWVYDAATGRWKRFVRGEPHVEALDGQQLTAADVVILAANHVPTLILEHGTKDIGINRSIEIQLWGQGPLKVLRDGRVYEGMWVRPERHAPFRFVDAAGNDIPLKPGNSWWQVIPLDMSVTISQ